AGCACACCGCACTGCAAAAGAGCGGGACCCCGCGCCCGCTTTTGTTCCGCACGCTTTGTTGTACCACGGGGGCTCTCCAGCATCCATGGACGAAGTAGGATTGGCGGGCAGGCACGGGGAAATGCTATTACGACTGAAACGCTTTATCGGCTATACAGGCAGGGATATGCTTAACACTACACGGAGCTTTGCTGAATACATGCCGCATCCAGCGCCGCTTGCAACTTCTCAAAAAACAGCGATGCATGGTATCCGTCTGCAATCGCATGCGATACCTGCAGCGTAAATGGGCATATCAACCGTCCGCCGCTTTCTTTATACTTTCCCAGCGTAATCATCTTTACAATTTGATGCTCCTGTATGCTTGCATTTGAAGAAAAGTGTTCAAAATGCAGCCAGGGAATACACGAAACGTTAAATACATTTTGCGGTAGATTTCCTTGCGGAACAATGGCATGGGCGTTTGCATATTTTGCTATTGCTTCTTTATATCGGATATCAAATTCGGCGTAGTTGTCAGCCATATCTGCATAGAGTGTAGAAAAAAGTTTTGTGCTGTTGTTGAAAGAAGAAAATGTGGGGACGACACTTTTCCATTCCACCAGTTTTCCATTAACGATATCATATCTGAAGTTTTTAATTGTATTTACCACTTCATACAGCTTGAACAATATATATGATTGAAAATGAATAGACTCGTTTTTGCACTTGCCAACGGCGGCCGTAACATCTATTTTTACCGTAAGCTCAATCGTAGTACCCGTACGCATAAAGTATTGAAAATATTCGATTCTATCAAAATCTTTTACATCCATGGTCGTATATGCTTCCATTTTACACCCTCCGTACATGCTGTTTTATGCGTGTTTTTGTTTCTAATGATACCATATTGTTCAAATACGCTGCAAAGTATAAGTAAAGAAGCACTATGTCGTCTATCCGTAATAGGGAACGGGTCACATATCATAGGGGAACACTGTCGCATCAGGGCCCTTTCAACCTTGACGGATTTCTGAAGAATAAACCCAACATGATGAGAGAAGTGTTTTTATGGAGGACCACACATCTATTGTGAAGCCTAACACCGTACGCTAAAGCGTTTACCTGCCGCGCGCCCGCGGCGAGAATGAAGACGAAAAGGAGAGTAGGCGGAGAAAGGGGCAACTGCGCCGCCACGCATTTGGCCTAGGTAACTCTCTTAAATTGCGGTGCGATAGCATGGGTTGTTTTCGATCAAAAAAGCGCCTGTCCCGCGGGACAGGCGCTTTTTTGCTTTTTTACGCGGCAAAGTACTGGTCGTACCACACCAGGAAGCTGTACACCGTCCAGATCTTGCGGGAGTTGTCCACATGCCCGCTGCGGTGGTCGTCCAGCAGGCGCAGCAGCTCGTCGGTGTTGAAGTACTGCTCGGCGGCCGTGCCCGTAAAGGCGGCGCGCACGATGTCATAGTACTTCTGCTCCCGCAGCCACACGCGGATAGGCACGGGAAAGCCCAGCTTTTTCTTCTGCGCGGAGGCCTCGGGGATGCAGTGCTGCGCGCTTGCGCGCAGCGCCACCTTGGTGTTCTGCCTGTTTACGCGGTACTTGGTGGGGATTTGCGCGGCCACGCGCGCCACCTCGCGGTCCAGATAGGGCACGCGCAGCTCCAGCGAGTGCGCCATGCTCATGCGGTCCGCCTTGAGCAGGATATCCCCCCACAGCCAGAAGTTCATGTCGATGTACTGCATGCGGGTCACTTCGTCATAGTCCTGTACTTTATCGTAGAAGGGGCGGGTCAGCTGCTGGGGGGAGGGCGCGCCCACCGGATGCTTGAGCAGGCGGTTGCGCTCTTTAACGTCGAACATGTGCGCGTTGCCGATAAAGCGCTCCTCCAGCGGCATGCTGCCGCGGATCAGGTAGTTTTTGCCCTTGATGCGGAAGGGAATGTGCCGCGCGCACGCGCCCAGAAATTTGCGCAGGAACATGGGCAGGCGGGTGATAGGCGCAAGGTCGGCCGGCTCGTGGTAGATGTTGTAGCCGCCGAACAGCTCGTCGGCGCCCTCGCCGGAGAGCACCACCTTCACCTGCTGGGAGGCGATCTGGCTGACAAAGTAGAGCGCCACGGCCGAGGGATCGGCATGGGGCTCGTCCATGTGATACTGGATGGTGGGCAGGACGGCCCAGTATTCCTCAGGCGTGATCACCTTGCTGTAGTTGTTCACACCGATGTATTTGGAAAGGTCCTTGGCGTAGCTGATCTCGTTGTACTGCTCGTTGGAAAAGCCCACGGTAAAGGTCTTGTCGCACTTGCTGGCCGAGGCGATGTAGCTGGAGTCGATGCCGCTGGAGAGAAAGCAGCCCACCTCGGTGTCGCTGATCTTGTGGGCGGCGATGGAGTCAGCCATCACATCGTCGATGCTTTTGACCGCCTCTTCAAAGGTCATGTCCTGCTGCGGGTCAAAGGTGGGCTCCCAGTAGCGCCGCACGGTGGCCACGCCCTTTTGCCAGGTCATCATATGGGCGGGCGGCAGGCGATAGACGCCTTCAAAGAACGTCTCGGGCAGCACGGAGTATTGGAAGGAGAGATAGCTCTCCAGCGCGGCGGGGTTGAGTCTGCGCTCTGCCATGGGATGCTGCAGCATGGCCTTGATCTCGGAGCCGAACACAAAGTCCGTGCCAAAGCACGCGTAGTACAGGGGCTTGATGCCGAAGTAATCCCGCGCAAAAAACGCCTTTTCCTCCGCGCGGTTCCAGATGCAGAAGGCGAACATGCCCCGCAGGCGGCTGACCATATCCTCCCCCCACTGCTCGTAGCCGTGCAGAAGCACTTCCGAATCGGTCTTGGTGGCAAAGACGTGGCCCGCCTCCTCAAGTTCAGCGCGCAGCTGCCTGTAGTTGTAGATCTCGCCGTTGTACACCAGTACAAGGGACTTGTCCTCGTTGTAAAGCGGCTGATCGCCGTCTGCGGAAAGGTCGATGATGCTCAGACGCCGAAAGCCCAGCGCCGCGGCGTCATCCACATGCACACCGGAGGAATCCGGCCCGCGATGGGTGATCTCACCCATCATTTTCGCCACAATATCATGATCTCCGCCGTTCGGGGAGAAATAACCCGTAAAACCGCACATAATGCCTCCTGTTTTTGCGTAATGCGCGTTCTTCCACATGCCATTGGCGTTAAAAGAACGCTATTAGTATAACCCTGGGCGCACGATCCACGCAAGTGGCGGCAAACGAATGTCATATAATAGTCATATTTGCCGCAATACCGCGGCGAGCCTGCTGGAGAAGCGTTGCTTTTGCTGTGCCTTTCCGTATAATAAGGAGGGGCATGCCGTAAAAACGTGCCCAATCGCGCGCAAGCTGGACATGCTATGAGATGACACGTCCTTTTTTGCGCGCAGCCCGAAAAAGGGACGAGAAAAGGGAGAGGAAGACAAAACCATGGAACATCAACACAAACGCCGCGGCCAGTGGGCATCCAGCTTTGGCTTTTTGATGGCGGCGGTGGGCTCGGCGGTGGGACTGGGAAACCTGTGGCGCTTTCCGGTGATGCTGGGCCAAAACGGTGGCTTTGCCTTTTTGCTGGTGTATGTGATTGCCGCGGCGCTCATCGGCGTGTGTATGCTGCTGGGGGAACTGGCCATCGGCCGCAAGACCGGCCTGAACGTGGTGGGCGCGTTTCAAAAGCTCAACAAAAGATACTGGTGGATCGGCGCGGGCGCGGTGGGCGTGGTCAGCATCATCCTGCCGTACTACAACGTCATCGGCGGCTGGGTGTGCAACTACATCGCGCACTATGCGGGGGCGCTCTTTGGCGGAGGCTTCGGTCAGCTGGATTCTGCGCAGTACTTTGCCGCGATGACGGGCGACGTTTGGGGGCCGCTCGCGTGGAACGCGGTGTTTATCGCCATCACCGCTGCGGTGGTGCTGGGCGGCGTGGAAAAGGGCATTGAGCGCAGCGCCAAGGTGATGATGCCCGTGCTTGCGGTGATGCTGCTCATCACCATCGCGCGCTCCCTTTCGTTGCCCGGCGCGTGGGAGGGCGTGGCGTTCCTCTTTAAGCCGGATTTCAGCAAACTCAATATGGGTACGGTGAGCGCGGCGATGAGCCAGATGTTCTACTCCCTCTCGCTGGGCATGGGCATCATGGTGACCTACGGCTCGTACCTGTCCAAAACGGATAACATGCAGCGCAGCGCGGTGCTGATCCCCGTATTTGATACCGCGGTGGCGCTGATGGCGGGCCTTGCCATCATGCCGGCGGTCTTTGCGTTTAACCTCCAGCCGGACATGGGCCCCAGCCTGATCTTTGTGACGTTGCGCGACGTGTTCGCCAGCATCCCGCTGGGCGATCTGTTCGGGTTGGTGTTCTTTGCCTTGGTGTTCATGGCCGCGCTCACCAGCATGATCTCCATGATGGAGGTGGTGGCGGCCTACTTTATCGACACCTTCCATTTCAACCGCAAAAAGGTGGCGCTCACCATCGCGCTGGCCGCCTTTGTGGTGGGCATTCCCAGTTCCCTGTCCTTTGGCGTGCTCAAGAACGTGACGCTCTTTGGCATGAACATCTTTGACTTTATGGACTATTTGGCCAACAACGTGCTGCTGCCGCTGACGGGCCTGTGCACCTGCCTGTTCATCGGGTGGGTGTGGAAGAGCAAAAACGCGGTGCGGGAGATTTCCAACGACGGAGCGCTTGCCTTCCAGGCGAGCCGGGTGTGGTCGTTTATCATCAAATTTATCGCGCCCATCGTGATCTTTATCGTGTTTTTGTCGTCGATTGGGGTCATTCGGTAAAGAATGTGGACTGCTGAAGAAAGCATTTATTGATATAGAAACAGAAGAAATTGGGCCATTGTTTTAGAAAACTTTATGTGTTACAGTGATATGAAAAATTGCTTATAAAGCGGGGCAAGAGATATGGATAAAATCAAGGCACTTTACCAGAAGTATCGCCAAATCATTTTCTATGTGATTTTCGGCGCCGTAACCACGCTGACTAACATCTTGGGTTATTTCCTCCTCTCGCGCCTGCTGCTGGCGGCACATATGACCGAAGAGGCATCAATGAATATTGCCAACATTTCGGCGTTGGCGCTCTCGATTCTGGTCGCATACCTAACCAATCGCAAATGGGTGTTTCGTAGCAGTGCGCGCGGCACTCGCGCCATTGCGCTGGAGGCGGCGCGCTTCTTTGCGGCGCGGGTCCTGACCGTGCTGCTAGACATGGGGCTGATGAACCTGACAGTGGTGGCGTGGAGACTGAACGATATGCTCATGAAGATTCTCATCAACGTGCTGGTGGTAGTGCTCAACTACGTGCTTTCCAAACTGCTGGTCTTTCGAAAAAAGCGCGCGAGTGCGTAATGCCGCCTGAATTGTGGGCAAACGAAATGGGACCGGACATAAACGCACATGGATGTGCCATCTGCTAAGAGAAAAACTTCATCGAAAAAGTTACCTAAGAGTAAAAAAGCGTGCGGACGATTTGTCCGCACGCTTTTAACTTACGTGTTTTACTGCTGGCGCGCCTTGCGGATGTTGGCCAGGAAGGCCTGGGCGGTTTTGACGATCTTATCGTAATCGCCCGTTTTGGCCCCGCCGGTCAGCGCGCTGCCCGCGCCGCAGGCCACCGCGCCCGCGGCGATCCACTCGCCCACGTTGTCCACGTTCACGCCGCCGGTGGGCATGGCGTTGATCTGGGGCAGAGGACCGCGAAAGGCCTTGATGATGGCGGGCCCGAACAGCTCGCCGGGGAAGACCTTGGTGATCTCCGCGCCCGCTTCCATGCCCTCCAGGGCCTCCTTGACCGTCATGGCGCCGGGCATGCAGGGCACCTGGTAGCGGTTGCACAGGCGCATGGTGTCGGCGTTAAAGGAGGGGCTGACCACGTAGCGCGCGCCGTTGAGAATCGCGGTGCGGGCGGTCTCGGGGTCCAGCACGGTGCCTGCGCCGATGATAATTTTATCCGGATCAACCGACTTGGACAGGTCCGCGATGATCTCGTGGGCGCGGTCCACGGTAAAGGTCATCTCGATGGCGGCGATGCCGCCCTCGATGCAGGCCTGCGCGATTTTGGCAGCCTGCTCGCCAGAATCGGCGCGCACCACGGCCACCAGGCCGACCTCGCAGATGCGGTTGATGATAGCGCTCTTGTTCGTCATGGGTTAAGAACTCCTTTCCATTTGTGCCATGCGGCACGGCAGCGTCAATTGGCCTTGTTATAGGTGACGAGATAGCGCGCGAAGCGCTTTTGGTAATGTTCCTTCATCGCGGGGTTGGGATGCACCACGGTGTTTTTGCCCGGGTCAAAGGCCCCCAGGTCGTCCAGCTGCCCCACCACGTGCAGCCCCAGCGCGGCGCTGCCCAGCATGGAGGCCTGCTCCATGTCCGCGCACTCGATGTCGCACTGCAGGATATCGGCCAGCATCTGCGTCCAGAACGCGTTTTTGAGGATGCCGCCCGACACGCGGATGTGCGCGGGGGTCTCCCCCACCTCGGTGAGCATGGTGTAGCAGTGGTAGACGTTCATCAGGATGCCCTCCAGCAGCGCGCGGTACATGTGGCCGGGCCCGTAGGCGCCCGAAAGCGCGTCAAAGGCGCCCAGCGCGTCGTCGCGCCAGCCGGGGCAGCGCTCACCGTAGAGGAACGGGGTGAACACAGGGTAGTCGCCCTGGACATCGCGCGCCATCTGCTCCAGCTCGTCAAAGCTGTACTGCTTGCCCAGCAGCGTCTTGACAAACCAGTCTACGCAGTTGGTGGCGCCGGAGGTCGCCGCCCCGCAGAGCCACTTGCCCGGCCCCACGTAGCACCACGTGCCGCCCGGCTTGGCGGGGAGCACGGGCCGGTCAAACGCCATGCGCAGCGCGGCGCTTGTGCCCACTGAGAGGGTCATCACCCGTGGCGCCATGGCGCCCGCGCCCACCTGGTTGAGCGCGCCGTCCGGATGGGGAGAGACCACCGGAATGCCGGCGGGCACACCCAGGCGCGCGGCCATATCCGCAAGCAGCGGCGCGGTCTGCTCATGGGTGACGAGCTGGGGCAGGCAATCGGGGGTGAGGCCGGTGAGAGCCAGCATTTTCTCATCCCACGCAAGGCTGTGGGTGTTGAGCAGCGCGGTGCCCGATGCCATGGAATGGGAAACCCACCAGTTGCCCGTGAGCCGGTAAAAGTTGTAGTCCGACTGGCCCGCGACGTAGCGGCCGCCGCCCAGCGCGTCGCGCGCCTTTAAGCTGAGGTATTTGTACGCCGGGTAGATGGTGTGCACCATGCATCCGGTACGCCCGTAGAGCTCCGCGGTCAGCGCCTCGTCCTGGCGCAGCTTGGCGGCGGTGGCGGCCGCGCCCGTGTAGGCCCAGGTCAGGCAGCGGGTGGTGGGCTGCATGGCCTCATCGAGCATCACCATGCTGTGCCAGGTGCCGCCCAGCGACACGCAGTCGATCGCATACCCTTGCGCGCACGCCTTGCCCGCCGCCATCATGGCGTCGAACACGCCCAGCGCGTCGTGGGTGGCCACGTCGCTGACACTTGCGGGATAGGCCTCGGTCACCACGCGCTGCACGCCGCGCGCGGCGTCGTACACCATGGCCTTGGCCGACGAGGTGCTTGCCTCCATGATCAGAATTGCCATTGTTTCGCTTCCTCCTTTGCCTGCGCGCTTTGTTTACGCAAACAGCATTTCGATGAGGTTTTCCACGCTCAATTTGGCGGTGCGCAGCACGGCCTCGCGCGTAAACGCGCCGATGTGCGCCGTCAGGATGAAGTTATCCAGCGCCACCAGTTTGTTGTCCTTTTCCGGCGGTTCGCTGGAGAAGACGTCGCTCGCCGCGCCGGCGATCAGGCCGTGCTTCAACGCCTCATAGAGGGCGTCCTCGTCCACCAGGCCGCCGCGGGCGGTGTTGATCAAAATCGCGGTATCTTTCATGTGCGCGAGAAATTCCGCGTTGACCATGCCCTCGGTCTCCTCGGTGAGGGGCAGGTGCAGCGAGATAAAGTCGCACTCCTCGATGATGGTATCGCGGTCCGTGAGCACAATGCCCGCCTGATGGACTTTTTCCGGATCGGCGTACGGGTCGGTGGCCATGACCGCCATGCCGATGCCCATCGCCATCTGGGCCACGTCCCAACCGATGGCGCCCAGGCCGATGAGGCCCAGCATCTTGCCGGCCAGCTCGCCGCCCTGCTTGCGCTGCATCAGGCCCTGGCGGCTGCCGCGCGTGGAATAATCCACAAAGCGGGCGGTGCTGAACATCAGCGCGATGGCCAGCTCCGCCACCGAATGGGAGTTGGCGCCCGCGGCGCGCATCACCTTGATGCCGTGCTGCTCGCAGTAGCCCAAATCCACATTGTCCAGCCCCGCGCCGTACTTGGAGATGGCCTTGAGCTTGGGCGCGCAGGCGAGCACCTCCGCGTCCAGCGGGTCCACGCCCACGATGACGCCGTCGATGTCGGGCAGGATCTCTTTCATCTCATCGGCGCTGTAGCTTTTGCCCGTGCGGTTGATTACCAGCTCCACGCCGTAGGGAGCCAATTTTTCGCGCGCCATGGCCTCCATGGAGACAAAGGAGCGGGGCGTAACCAATATTTTTTTCATGAAAAATACCTCAGCTTTCTCATTATTGGTCGATACGTGCGGCAGCCGATGCGCTACCTATATGAATATACCAGATTTCGCCGGTGAATGGAACAGCGCGTGCGGATGTTTTGTAGGTTTGCGCCAACAATTTGCGCCAAGATACGCCCGCACGGGGGCGCCTGTGGGGCGCGTTTGCGCGCGCACGGTGGCGCATAGCGGAAAATCGCGGCGAAGCGGGGGGAGCGGTTGCGGGCGCGGGCGCGCCAGCAGGTGACAAAATGTGTGCATTGCGCCATGCTACAATGACGCAAAAACCATGATGAAGAAGCCATGCAGTTTTTGCTATGACAAGGCAAAGAAGAGAGGTTCGTACGATGCAGATGACCGCGGACGCCATGCGCAGGCAATGGGAAAAGAGAAAGGCGGCATTACGCAGCCGCACGGTGCTGGTGCAGGCGTGCGGCGCGGCGGCGTGCATGCTGGCGGCGTGCGCGCGCATGCCCTGGAGTGCGATGCCGCTTGCGCTGTGCATGCTCTGCGGCGCGCAGGAGGTGGGGGTGCGCGTCTATGTGGGTGTGCTGGGCGCGGCTGCCGGCAGAATGTTGAGCGCGCTTCCGCTGGGGTGGACGGGCCTTGCGGCGGACATGCTGTGCCTGCTGCTTTTTGGCGGCGCGCTGATGCTGGCAAAGCGACTGCGCGTGCAGGAAAAGGACGCGCCCTGGGTGCAGATGGGCGCGATGGCCCTGAGCCTGCTGCTTGCCAGCGTCCTTACGCGGCGCATGCTCGCCTACGATTGGGTGATGCTGCTGGTGCAGGGGGCTGTGGCGGCACTGCTGCACCGGGTGTTTTTGCAGGCGGCGCGCTTGGTGGGTACCCAGCGGGCGCGCAGGGTTTTCTCCAGCGAGGAGACGCTTGCGCTGTGCGTGGTGGCGGCTGTGCTTCTTGCAGGCCTTGCGCCGCTGCGCATCGGCGGCGTGTCGCCCGCCAGCATCGCTACCTTTTTATTGGTGATGCTCTGCGGCTACATCGGGGGCGCCAGCATCGGCGCCGCCTGCGGCGCGGCGTGCGGCCTTGCGCTCGCCGCCGGCATGGGCGGCCCTTGGTTTTTGATCGGCAACCTTGCAGTGTGCGGCCTTGCGTGCGGTATGTTCCGCCCCATTGGCCGCTGGGCGTCGGCCACGGCGTTTGTGCTGCTCAACACCCTATTGACGCTGATGATCAACCAGTCTACGCAGGTGATCATCCCCCTTGGCGAGAGCCTGCCCGCGCTGGCTGTATTCCTGCTACTGCCCAAAAAGCAGGTGCTTGCGCTGATGGGCATGGTCAATGCCTCCCAGAGCAGGCAGCTGCAGTACCAGGCGTACGTGGGGCGCATCCAGAGCGCTGCCTCGCTGCGGCTCAAGGAGCTGGGCGAGGTGTTTGGGGAGATGTCGCGCTCCTTTAAGAGCGTGGTGCCGGTGGACGCCCCGCCGGCCGCGCAGCAGGTTGTCTCGATGATGCGCAAGGTGGCCGGCGAGGTGTGCGGCGACTGCGCGCTGAAGAACTGCTGCTGGCAGCGGGAGTTTGACCAGACGTTTGCCTGGCTGCGCCAGGTGATGGAGGATGCGCGCGACGCGGGTGGATTTGCGCGCAAGATGATCCCGCAATCCTTTGCCCGCCGCTGCATGAAGCTTGACGCCCTGTGCGAGGCGGTGGACGGCGCCGTCTACATGTACCTGCTCAAGCGCACGTGGGAAAAGCGCATCGACGAGAGCCGCATGCTGGTGGCCGAGCAGCTGCAGGGCGTCTCAGAGGTGGTGCAGGCGCTCGCAAAGGAGATGAAGCTGGACATGCGCTACGATGACGAGATGGAGAAGAACATCCGCGTGGCGCTGGACAAGCGTGGCATCGCGGTGGGACGGGAGGTTTCCGCCAACAGCGGCGCGGAGGGCTGGGAGGTGCGCGTGCAGAACAAGCCCTGCGGCGGGCGGATGCGCTGCGCCCGCCAGGGCGCACAGGCCGTCTCCGAGGCGGTGGGCCGTCCCATGCAGCTGTGCATGCACACCTGCGCGCCCAACGACAGCGTGCCCTGCCAGTGCGTCTACAGGGAGCGTGCGCTCTACGCGCTGCGCACCGGCGCGGCCCAGGCGGCGGGGCATGCGGGCGAGGTCAGCGGGGACAATTACGCCATGACAAAGGTGCGCGGCCAGCGCTACCTAATGGCGATTTCCGACGGCATGGGCAGCGGCGCGCGGGCCGCCTCCGAGAGCGACGCGGCGGTTTCGCTGCTGACCCATTTTTACAAGGCGGGCTTTGAGCGGGACGTGATTCTGCGCTCCATCAACCGGCTGCTCATCCTGCGCTCGGGCGAGGAGATGTTCGCCACGGTGGATATGTGCCTGTTCGATCTTTCAAACGGCGCGTGCGAGATGACCAAGATCGGCGCGGCGCCCGGCTTTCTTTTGCGCGGCGGGCGTGCGCAGAAAGCGCCCTCGGCCACGCTGCCCATCGGCATCGTGGAGGAGGTTAGGCCCGACGCCTCGCGCTGGCAGCTGGAGGAGGGGGACGGCGTGGTGCTGATGAGCGACGGGGTGAGCGACGCCATCGGCGAGGAAACGCTGCTGTCCGTGGTGGAGGCACTGGCAAAGGACGCCCGGGGCGATGCGCAGCTGCTGTGCGACCTGCTGCTGGAGACCGCCCGCGCGCTGCGCGGGGAGAACGCGCCCTGCGATGATATGACCGTGCTTGCCGCGTACCTGACGCGCGCTGAGGGTGCGTTTGAGGCGCAGCAGGCCGACGCGATGTAGGAAAAAAGTGTTTGATTCTTATTGAAAAAATATACAAAGAGGCGGCGGGAGCAGGCTTGCTCCCGCCGCCTCTTCTGCGGCTTTTTATGCGCTGGCACTGCGCTTTCTGCATCTGCAAAGATGGCCGGTGCGCAGCATGTTTCCGCCCATGCGCTGCCCGCAGCAAAACTGCCGCCCGCGCGCGGCGGTTTTGCCCGTGAAAAGGGCCTATTTTTCCATGCGCGCAAGTGCGCGGTGCGCCAGGCTCAGGCCCACGATGGTCTTGCCGTCCTGGATTTCCCCCGCGTCGATGCGCGCCATCAGTTCCTCGATGGGGAAGGACTGGATGTGCAAAAACTCGTCGGCGTCCGGGTGCGCCACCCCGCCGGAAAGGCCGGTGGCCAGGTAAATCCAGATGCGCTCGTCAAAGATGCCCGGGCTTGTGGCAAGGCAGGTGAGCAGCTGGTAGTTTTGCGCCTTGAGCGCCACCTCTTCCTCCAGCTCGCGGCGGGCGCACAAGAGCGGGTCCTCTTCATGCTCCCGCTTGCCCGCGGGAATCTCCAGCGTCACCCGTCCGATGGGCTGGCGGTACTGGTAGACCATGGTGACGTTGCCCGCGTCGTCCACCGGCACCACCGCCGCCGCGCCTGGGTGCACGATGATCTCACGCAGCGCCTGCCGTCCGTCGGGCAGCGCCACGACCCAGTGCTCGATGTCGATGACCTTGCCCGCGTAGACCTGCCTGCGCGATTGGACCTTTTCCGCTAACTGCGCGGCGATGCGCGCCTCTTTTTCCATGGTATCAGCCCCCGTTTCTGTGTGCTTGTATGATGCTATCATACCATATTTGTGCGCCGTTTACCCGCGCAATCGATGGGAAAGCAGCGCGCTTTGCCGTATAATAAAGAAGGATTCAGGCACGCAGAAGGTCATTTTGAACCCAATAGGACGCCAGTTCGGCCCCATGATATTGCACGGCTTGACAAAACAAGCTAAAATAAGGCCATCTGCGTAGGAAAGGCGGCAGAATGCGCATGACGGAGCGATCCATGCAACAGTGCGTCTGGTCGGCGCTTGCGCGCGCCGGCGTGGCGCGCGACGCGCGCCTGCTGGTCGCGGTATCGGGCGGCGCGGATTCCATGGCGCTGCTGGATATGCTGCTTGCGCGCGCCCCCAATGCGGGCGCGGCGCTGACGGTGGGCCACGTGGCGCATGGCATCCGCGCCGAGGCGGAGCGCGACGCCGCCCTTGTGCGGGACGTCTGCCGCGCACGGGGCGTGCCCTTTCTGCTGCGGCGGGTGGACGCGCCGGCACATGCGCGCAAAACGGGCACAGGGCTGGAGGATGCGGCGCGCCAGCTGCGCTACGATGCGCTGGACGCGATGCGCCTGCAGGCGGGTGCTTCGGCCATCGTGTTGGCCCACCACATGGACGACCAGGCAGAGACGGTGCTGCTGCACCTGCTCTCGGGCAGCGTGGACGGCCTTTCGGGCATGCAGAGCGTGCAGCGCGACGCGCGCGGCCTGCTGCTGCGCCCCATGCTGCACCTTCGGCGGGCGGATATCGAGGCCTACTGCGCGGGGCGCGGCCTGGCGTTTGTGACGGACGATACCAACCAGGACGTGCGCTACGCGCGCAACCGCGTGCGGGGCGAGCTGTTGCCGCTGCTTGCGCGGGATTACAACCCCGCCATTGTGCAGACGCTCAGCCGTAACGCTGCGCTGGCCGCGCAGGACCGGGCGTATCTGGCGCAGCAGGCCGAGGCGGCCTGCGCGGCGCACATGCGCGCCTGTGCGGACGGCGTGTTTGTGGCGGAGGCGGCCGGCCAGCTGCACAGCGCCCTGTCGGGGCGGGTATACTATCGGGCGCTGTGCGCCTGCGGCGTGCGGCCCGAGGCGCAGTCGGTTGCGCGCCTGCAGCAGCTGATGCAGGCTCAGGTGGGCAGGCGCGCCGATCTGGGCGGCGGCTGCGTGGCGCTGCGCGAGCGCGGGGGACTGCGCATGGGCAGGTTTGCAGCGCCCAGCGATGCGGTGGTTGCCATTGCGCCGGGCGCCCGTCAGGTGGAAACGCCCTGGGGCACGCTGGACATCGCGTGCGGCGCGGCGCCGGACGACGTGCGCACGCCACCCTGTGTGCAGCTGGTGCCCGAGGGGGCGCTTGCGGGCGCGTGCGTGCGGCGCTGGAAGCCGGGGGAGCGCATCGCGCCCCTGGGCATGACGGGAACCAAATGCGTCAGCGACGTGCTGTGCGACGCGCGCGTACCCAGCGCCCTGCGCGCGCACGTGCCGGTGCTGGCGCAGGGGGAGAAGATCCTTTGGGTGATGGGCTACACCGCGGCGCGCGCAGCGGCGGTGCGGCCGGGCGCGCGCTGCTTCCAGCTCACGTGGCAGCCGCAGGCGCGCTGAAAAA
Above is a window of Maliibacterium massiliense DNA encoding:
- a CDS encoding CatA-like O-acetyltransferase, producing MEAYTTMDVKDFDRIEYFQYFMRTGTTIELTVKIDVTAAVGKCKNESIHFQSYILFKLYEVVNTIKNFRYDIVNGKLVEWKSVVPTFSSFNNSTKLFSTLYADMADNYAEFDIRYKEAIAKYANAHAIVPQGNLPQNVFNVSCIPWLHFEHFSSNASIQEHQIVKMITLGKYKESGGRLICPFTLQVSHAIADGYHASLFFEKLQAALDAACIQQSSV
- the asnB gene encoding asparagine synthase (glutamine-hydrolyzing), whose translation is MWKNAHYAKTGGIMCGFTGYFSPNGGDHDIVAKMMGEITHRGPDSSGVHVDDAAALGFRRLSIIDLSADGDQPLYNEDKSLVLVYNGEIYNYRQLRAELEEAGHVFATKTDSEVLLHGYEQWGEDMVSRLRGMFAFCIWNRAEEKAFFARDYFGIKPLYYACFGTDFVFGSEIKAMLQHPMAERRLNPAALESYLSFQYSVLPETFFEGVYRLPPAHMMTWQKGVATVRRYWEPTFDPQQDMTFEEAVKSIDDVMADSIAAHKISDTEVGCFLSSGIDSSYIASASKCDKTFTVGFSNEQYNEISYAKDLSKYIGVNNYSKVITPEEYWAVLPTIQYHMDEPHADPSAVALYFVSQIASQQVKVVLSGEGADELFGGYNIYHEPADLAPITRLPMFLRKFLGACARHIPFRIKGKNYLIRGSMPLEERFIGNAHMFDVKERNRLLKHPVGAPSPQQLTRPFYDKVQDYDEVTRMQYIDMNFWLWGDILLKADRMSMAHSLELRVPYLDREVARVAAQIPTKYRVNRQNTKVALRASAQHCIPEASAQKKKLGFPVPIRVWLREQKYYDIVRAAFTGTAAEQYFNTDELLRLLDDHRSGHVDNSRKIWTVYSFLVWYDQYFAA
- a CDS encoding sodium-dependent transporter translates to MEHQHKRRGQWASSFGFLMAAVGSAVGLGNLWRFPVMLGQNGGFAFLLVYVIAAALIGVCMLLGELAIGRKTGLNVVGAFQKLNKRYWWIGAGAVGVVSIILPYYNVIGGWVCNYIAHYAGALFGGGFGQLDSAQYFAAMTGDVWGPLAWNAVFIAITAAVVLGGVEKGIERSAKVMMPVLAVMLLITIARSLSLPGAWEGVAFLFKPDFSKLNMGTVSAAMSQMFYSLSLGMGIMVTYGSYLSKTDNMQRSAVLIPVFDTAVALMAGLAIMPAVFAFNLQPDMGPSLIFVTLRDVFASIPLGDLFGLVFFALVFMAALTSMISMMEVVAAYFIDTFHFNRKKVALTIALAAFVVGIPSSLSFGVLKNVTLFGMNIFDFMDYLANNVLLPLTGLCTCLFIGWVWKSKNAVREISNDGALAFQASRVWSFIIKFIAPIVIFIVFLSSIGVIR
- a CDS encoding GtrA family protein, coding for MDKIKALYQKYRQIIFYVIFGAVTTLTNILGYFLLSRLLLAAHMTEEASMNIANISALALSILVAYLTNRKWVFRSSARGTRAIALEAARFFAARVLTVLLDMGLMNLTVVAWRLNDMLMKILINVLVVVLNYVLSKLLVFRKKRASA
- a CDS encoding bifunctional 2-keto-4-hydroxyglutarate aldolase/2-keto-3-deoxy-6-phosphogluconate aldolase; the encoded protein is MTNKSAIINRICEVGLVAVVRADSGEQAAKIAQACIEGGIAAIEMTFTVDRAHEIIADLSKSVDPDKIIIGAGTVLDPETARTAILNGARYVVSPSFNADTMRLCNRYQVPCMPGAMTVKEALEGMEAGAEITKVFPGELFGPAIIKAFRGPLPQINAMPTGGVNVDNVGEWIAAGAVACGAGSALTGGAKTGDYDKIVKTAQAFLANIRKARQQ